One region of Desulfobacteraceae bacterium genomic DNA includes:
- the rnhA gene encoding ribonuclease HI, protein MSEKKKFYAVAKGRKPGIYQKWFGPDGAQFQIDRFPGAVFRGFATRREAEAFLRQPHPARVRPRPPAPQGAARAASAGEVVIYTDGSARGNPGPGGYGAVILEGEKRTELAGGFRKTTNNRMELLACIKALEALPAPATVVLHSDSAYVVKGINRGWAESWRRNGWRKSNGAPALNPDLWERLLTLCREHTVRFIWVRGHAGNPGNERCDQLATQAAMGGGLPPDTAYEEACRLK, encoded by the coding sequence CGGCCCCGATGGGGCTCAGTTCCAGATCGACCGTTTCCCGGGGGCGGTTTTTCGGGGGTTTGCTACACGCCGCGAGGCCGAAGCCTTCCTCCGCCAGCCGCACCCGGCCAGGGTCAGGCCGCGGCCCCCGGCGCCCCAGGGTGCCGCCAGGGCGGCCTCTGCCGGCGAGGTGGTCATCTACACGGACGGCAGCGCCCGCGGCAACCCGGGGCCCGGCGGATACGGCGCGGTGATTCTGGAAGGGGAAAAACGCACGGAGCTTGCGGGCGGTTTCAGAAAAACCACCAACAACCGCATGGAACTGCTGGCCTGCATCAAAGCCCTGGAGGCCCTTCCGGCGCCCGCCACGGTCGTGCTCCACAGCGATTCGGCCTATGTCGTCAAGGGCATCAACCGGGGGTGGGCCGAATCCTGGCGCCGCAATGGCTGGCGCAAGAGCAACGGCGCGCCGGCCCTCAACCCGGACCTCTGGGAAAGGCTCCTGACACTCTGCCGGGAGCACACCGTTCGCTTCATCTGGGTCAGAGGCCACGCCGGCAACCCGGGCAACGAACGCTGCGACCAACTGGCCACCCAGGCCGCGATGGGGGGCGGGCTGCCGCCGGACACGGCCTACGAAGAGGCCTGTCGCCTGAAATGA
- a CDS encoding cold-shock protein: MAEGVVKWFNDSKGFGFIEQENGPDVFVHHSAINASGFRSLNEGDRVSFEIEQGQKGPAAVNVTVL; the protein is encoded by the coding sequence ATGGCAGAAGGCGTAGTCAAGTGGTTTAACGACAGCAAGGGGTTTGGTTTCATCGAGCAGGAAAACGGTCCGGACGTGTTTGTTCATCACTCCGCCATCAACGCAAGCGGCTTCAGGTCTCTGAATGAAGGCGACCGCGTGAGCTTCGAGATCGAGCAGGGTCAGAAGGGCCCCGCCGCAGTCAATGTCACGGTGCTCTAA